From a region of the Flavobacterium sediminilitoris genome:
- a CDS encoding LysE family transporter, whose translation MTYLLPLLLGFLIAFIGIIPPGMLNMMVAKISVNESKKTGLLFGYGAGFIVLIQCFLGLYFAKFLESHPAISDNLKKFAVVIFIALTLFFIYGGFRAKKPKKEVEIKSKKNRFFYGVMLSSLNMFAIPYYVFASLTLSSKNIFDFSTISNLLFILGAGLGTLLVFYIYASLFRKIEHKVGFLIRNINFFIAAITGIVAISSIYKMISG comes from the coding sequence ATGACTTATTTGCTGCCTTTATTATTAGGCTTTCTAATAGCGTTTATAGGAATTATTCCGCCTGGTATGCTTAATATGATGGTGGCAAAAATAAGTGTAAATGAAAGTAAAAAAACAGGATTATTATTTGGATATGGAGCAGGATTCATTGTTTTAATTCAATGTTTTTTAGGATTATATTTTGCAAAATTTTTAGAAAGTCATCCAGCTATCAGTGATAATTTGAAGAAATTTGCAGTAGTTATCTTTATAGCTCTTACTTTGTTTTTTATATATGGAGGCTTTAGAGCAAAAAAGCCTAAAAAAGAAGTAGAAATTAAAAGTAAAAAAAATCGATTTTTTTATGGAGTAATGCTGTCTTCTTTAAACATGTTTGCTATTCCATATTATGTTTTTGCAAGTTTAACATTGTCATCCAAAAATATTTTTGATTTTTCAACCATTTCAAACTTGCTTTTTATTTTGGGTGCTGGTTTAGGCACTTTATTAGTTTTTTATATCTATGCTTCATTATTCAGAAAAATAGAACATAAAGTAGGTTTCTTAATTAGAAATATTAATTTTTTCATAGCTGCAATTACTGGAATTGTAGCAATTTCATCAATTTATAAAATGATATCAGGATAA
- a CDS encoding MGMT family protein: MTKEKSNKDNFFERVYDIVRQIPEGKVTSYGAIAKAIGAARSARMVGYAMNASHDMEDVPAHRVVNRKGLLTGKHHFDGTNLMAQLLENEGVKVIDNQIINFEKHFWEPEISS, encoded by the coding sequence TTGACTAAAGAAAAATCAAATAAAGATAATTTTTTTGAACGAGTTTATGATATTGTTCGGCAAATTCCAGAAGGGAAAGTAACATCTTATGGAGCAATTGCAAAAGCAATTGGTGCTGCTCGATCTGCTAGAATGGTAGGTTATGCTATGAATGCAAGTCACGATATGGAAGATGTGCCAGCGCACAGAGTTGTAAATAGAAAAGGGTTGCTCACTGGAAAACATCATTTTGACGGTACAAACTTGATGGCACAATTGCTCGAAAATGAAGGTGTAAAAGTTATAGATAATCAAATTATCAATTTTGAAAAGCATTTTTGGGAACCTGAAATTAGTAGTTAA
- a CDS encoding sensor histidine kinase, giving the protein MFSNFKIYNQIFVRILIILICFGCSAYVFQYGLIYTSIFICVVTFLIIVELYLYIKNAFVFYDKTIQAILQNDFSADFSKHKSFTSYASLFKLYENLKENQNEQISKDIIYRSILNNIETGILILQKEKEDWNIFLMNDYFSTHFKVPKVSKWHYLKNQLPSLCSIIEEQNFNEIKTSLQIRVNKQDTQTFVMQSSRTRTFQQEYYVVLLDSIQKVVEKKEKEAWINLMKVISHELLNSLTPIRSLSQNLHELVQQETLSNEDLDDMKQSVQTMLNRSNHLQQFVESYRKLAMLPTPQKEKVALTEIIQNGLQLMAPLFKKENIEVQNLVSFNRWLFVDKLQIEQVLINLLTNSMYALSNKTNRLITLSAETKEKRLFITITDTGNGVEPEIEDKIFLPFFTTRKEGAGIGLTLSKNIIEAHGGYLTYQNNDGKTTFVICLME; this is encoded by the coding sequence ATGTTCTCAAACTTTAAAATATATAATCAAATCTTTGTTCGAATATTAATTATTCTAATTTGTTTTGGTTGTAGTGCTTATGTGTTTCAATATGGTTTAATATATACTTCTATTTTCATTTGCGTAGTTACTTTCTTAATTATTGTAGAGCTTTATTTATACATAAAAAATGCTTTTGTTTTTTACGACAAGACAATTCAGGCTATTTTACAAAATGATTTTTCTGCTGATTTTTCAAAACACAAATCCTTTACTAGTTATGCTAGTTTATTCAAATTATATGAAAATTTAAAAGAAAACCAGAACGAACAAATTTCAAAAGATATTATTTATCGTTCTATTTTAAACAATATTGAAACAGGTATTTTAATATTACAAAAGGAAAAGGAAGACTGGAATATTTTTTTAATGAATGATTATTTTTCTACTCATTTCAAAGTCCCAAAAGTTTCCAAATGGCATTATCTTAAAAATCAACTACCTTCACTTTGTAGTATAATTGAAGAACAAAATTTCAATGAAATTAAAACTTCATTACAGATTAGGGTTAACAAACAAGACACGCAAACCTTTGTAATGCAATCTTCTCGAACTAGAACCTTTCAACAAGAATATTATGTAGTTTTATTAGATTCTATTCAAAAAGTAGTGGAGAAAAAAGAAAAAGAGGCATGGATTAATTTAATGAAAGTTATTTCTCATGAGTTATTAAATTCATTAACTCCTATTCGTTCATTATCACAAAACTTACATGAATTAGTACAACAAGAAACTCTTTCAAATGAGGATTTAGATGACATGAAACAAAGTGTACAAACAATGCTAAATAGAAGTAATCATCTACAACAATTTGTGGAAAGCTACCGAAAACTAGCTATGTTACCTACTCCACAGAAAGAAAAAGTAGCGTTAACTGAAATTATTCAAAATGGTTTACAACTTATGGCTCCATTATTCAAAAAAGAGAACATTGAAGTTCAAAATTTAGTCTCATTTAACCGTTGGCTTTTTGTTGATAAATTACAAATAGAACAAGTTCTTATTAATCTATTAACCAATAGTATGTATGCTTTGTCTAACAAAACAAACAGACTAATTACGCTTTCTGCCGAAACTAAAGAAAAAAGACTTTTTATTACAATAACTGACACAGGAAATGGTGTTGAGCCCGAAATTGAAGATAAAATTTTCCTACCTTTTTTCACTACTCGAAAAGAAGGAGCAGGAATTGGGCTCACTTTATCTAAAAATATAATTGAAGCTCATGGTGGTTATTTAACGTATCAGAATAATGATGGAAAAACTACTTTTGTAATTTGCCTGATGGAATAA
- a CDS encoding sigma-54-dependent transcriptional regulator: MKKTQANILIIDDQDDILFAARILLKKHFETIYTLNDPKNVIQLLADNTIDVVLLDMNYRIGFEDGKEGLFFLKEIQKLSPKTIVILMTAFGKVETAVEGLKSGAFDYVLKPWDNDKLLESVKKGVDESRKRQKKDIQKNEVSSYFIGTSPVIKKAYSLAEKVAKTDANVLVLGENGTGKYVLAHHIHLTSSRKDNPFIHVDLGSLNENIFESELFGYAKGAFTDAKNDTAGRFESAQKGTIFLDEIGNVPIHLQAKLLQVIQTKTVTRLGESKSRPLDVRIITATNLDLKQEVTEKNFREDLFYRINTMEILLPPLRERVVDKIPLAQFLLEKMMIKYEKSNITFEENALEQIKKHAWNGNIREMENRIERAIILCENNNIKVSDLDLEVITPYDNNQDDFHLSDIEKNTIEKALFKNEYNISKSAEELGLSRASLYRRIEKYNIIMP, translated from the coding sequence ATGAAGAAAACACAAGCCAATATATTAATAATTGATGACCAAGATGACATTCTTTTCGCTGCAAGAATTCTTTTAAAGAAACATTTTGAAACTATTTATACACTAAACGATCCTAAGAATGTGATTCAACTTTTAGCTGACAACACTATTGATGTAGTTTTATTAGACATGAATTATCGTATTGGTTTTGAAGATGGAAAAGAAGGTTTATTTTTTTTAAAAGAAATACAAAAATTATCTCCTAAAACGATTGTTATTTTAATGACAGCTTTTGGAAAAGTTGAAACGGCTGTTGAAGGTTTAAAATCAGGTGCTTTTGATTATGTTTTAAAACCTTGGGATAATGATAAATTATTAGAATCAGTAAAAAAAGGAGTTGACGAATCGAGAAAACGCCAAAAAAAAGATATTCAAAAAAATGAAGTTTCTAGTTATTTCATTGGCACATCACCAGTTATTAAAAAAGCATATTCTTTAGCTGAAAAAGTAGCTAAAACAGATGCAAATGTTCTGGTTTTAGGAGAAAATGGAACTGGAAAATATGTTTTAGCACATCATATCCATTTAACTTCTAGTCGAAAAGACAATCCTTTCATCCATGTAGATTTAGGATCATTAAACGAGAATATTTTTGAAAGCGAATTATTTGGTTATGCAAAAGGTGCTTTTACAGATGCTAAAAACGATACTGCTGGTCGATTTGAATCTGCTCAAAAAGGAACTATTTTTTTAGATGAAATTGGTAATGTTCCAATTCATTTACAAGCTAAATTATTACAAGTAATTCAAACCAAAACTGTAACTCGCCTTGGAGAATCTAAATCAAGACCTTTGGATGTAAGAATTATTACTGCAACTAATTTAGATTTGAAACAAGAAGTTACAGAGAAAAATTTCCGAGAAGATTTGTTTTATCGCATTAATACTATGGAAATTTTATTACCTCCTTTAAGAGAACGTGTTGTAGACAAAATTCCATTAGCCCAATTTTTATTAGAAAAAATGATGATAAAGTATGAAAAAAGCAATATCACATTTGAAGAGAATGCCTTAGAACAAATAAAAAAGCATGCTTGGAATGGAAACATTCGAGAAATGGAAAATCGTATTGAAAGGGCTATTATACTTTGTGAAAACAACAATATTAAAGTTTCGGATTTAGATTTAGAAGTAATTACTCCTTATGATAACAATCAGGATGATTTTCATCTTTCTGATATTGAAAAAAACACTATTGAAAAAGCACTGTTTAAAAATGAATATAATATAAGTAAATCTGCTGAAGAATTAGGCTTATCAAGAGCTTCTTTGTATAGAAGAATAGAAAAATACAACATAATAATGCCTTAA
- a CDS encoding efflux RND transporter periplasmic adaptor subunit, whose protein sequence is MDTVIKRKNNKKKKLLVVIPIILLLIYFVFTSITKKRSLNVKKAEITIKTVSSDFFEDFIVFQAKVTPLNAMLVNVIEGGAVQEIYVENGDLVKEGQPLVRLYNPNTELNYMQQETAIIEQINNLNKAKLDLRNQELNLAKDLISIEHDFQDAKNLYELNIKLFNQEIIAKNEWIVTQENYRFQKERMDIIKQSVTKEKQANQIQISQLNQSIGIMNQSLSILRKNKNNFLITAPLSGRLSSFEPILGKTFIQGNSIGTIDVMKGYKLVADVDEFYLNKVSEGQKGSIDFKGKPVEVQISKVISEVKEGRFIVELNFINNDNLELNQGISFGVRINLSEKNKTMVLSKGSFYRETAGKWVFVVNGNKAERRTISLGRENPLYYEVQEGLQPGEKVITSSYKDYKDVAILNIEN, encoded by the coding sequence ATGGACACAGTCATTAAGCGTAAAAATAATAAAAAAAAGAAGTTACTTGTAGTTATACCAATAATTTTACTTTTGATTTATTTTGTGTTTACATCAATTACTAAAAAGAGAAGTTTGAATGTAAAAAAAGCAGAAATAACCATTAAAACAGTTTCATCTGATTTTTTTGAGGATTTTATTGTTTTTCAAGCTAAAGTAACTCCATTAAATGCAATGTTAGTTAATGTTATTGAAGGTGGAGCTGTTCAGGAAATTTATGTTGAAAATGGCGATTTAGTTAAAGAAGGGCAGCCTTTAGTTCGCTTGTATAATCCAAATACAGAATTGAATTATATGCAACAGGAAACAGCTATAATTGAGCAAATTAATAATTTAAACAAAGCAAAGCTCGATTTGCGCAATCAAGAATTAAATTTAGCAAAAGATTTAATTAGTATAGAACACGATTTTCAAGATGCAAAAAACTTATATGAATTAAATATAAAACTATTCAATCAAGAAATTATTGCTAAAAATGAATGGATAGTAACACAAGAAAATTATCGATTTCAAAAAGAACGAATGGATATCATTAAGCAAAGTGTTACGAAAGAAAAACAAGCTAATCAAATTCAAATTAGTCAACTGAACCAATCAATTGGCATTATGAATCAGAGTTTATCTATTTTAAGAAAAAACAAAAACAATTTTTTAATTACAGCACCACTTTCAGGTCGATTATCATCGTTTGAACCAATATTAGGAAAAACGTTTATACAAGGAAATAGTATTGGAACTATAGATGTAATGAAAGGATATAAATTGGTAGCTGATGTAGATGAATTTTATTTAAATAAAGTGTCAGAAGGTCAAAAAGGGTCAATAGATTTTAAAGGAAAACCTGTTGAAGTTCAGATTTCTAAAGTGATTTCTGAAGTGAAAGAAGGTAGATTTATAGTAGAATTGAATTTTATAAATAATGATAATCTAGAATTAAATCAAGGAATTTCTTTTGGAGTACGTATTAATTTATCAGAGAAAAATAAAACAATGGTGCTTTCTAAGGGAAGTTTCTATCGAGAAACTGCTGGGAAATGGGTTTTTGTAGTGAATGGGAATAAAGCTGAAAGAAGAACAATAAGCTTAGGTAGAGAAAACCCATTGTATTATGAAGTTCAAGAAGGATTACAACCAGGAGAAAAAGTAATTACATCTTCTTATAAGGATTATAAAGATGTAGCAATATTAAATATTGAGAATTAA
- a CDS encoding ABC transporter ATP-binding protein, producing MIQIQNLSKVFQTEEVETKALNEVSITINQGEFVTIMGSSGSGKSTLLNIVGLLDSASSGNYQLLNQEMIGLKEQEKAKVRKQNIGFVFQNFNLIDELSVYDNIELPLIYNDIPASERKKKVEKIAERLGISHRLKHYPQQLSGGQQQRVAVARALINEPKIILADEPTGNLDSKNGNEVMELLTDLHAQGATILMVTHSEYDASFSQKTIFMKDGVILSEKNNSKNVDVFIS from the coding sequence ATGATACAAATACAAAATCTTTCTAAAGTTTTTCAAACAGAAGAAGTAGAAACAAAAGCATTAAACGAGGTTTCAATCACAATCAATCAAGGAGAGTTTGTAACTATAATGGGTTCTTCAGGAAGTGGAAAATCAACACTTTTAAATATAGTAGGGCTTTTAGATAGTGCATCGAGTGGTAATTATCAATTATTAAATCAGGAAATGATTGGTTTAAAAGAACAAGAAAAAGCAAAAGTGAGAAAGCAAAATATCGGATTTGTATTTCAAAATTTTAATCTTATTGATGAACTTTCGGTATATGATAATATAGAATTGCCTTTAATTTATAATGATATTCCAGCTTCTGAAAGAAAGAAAAAAGTGGAGAAAATTGCAGAAAGATTAGGAATCTCGCATCGATTAAAGCATTATCCTCAACAACTTTCTGGTGGACAACAACAAAGAGTAGCAGTTGCAAGAGCATTAATAAATGAACCTAAAATTATTCTAGCAGATGAACCAACAGGAAACCTGGATTCTAAAAACGGAAATGAAGTAATGGAATTATTGACTGATTTACACGCTCAAGGGGCAACTATATTAATGGTAACTCACTCTGAATATGATGCTTCATTTTCTCAAAAAACTATTTTCATGAAAGATGGTGTTATCCTTTCCGAGAAAAACAATAGTAAAAATGTAGATGTTTTCATTTCTTAA
- a CDS encoding head GIN domain-containing protein, giving the protein MIKVITTIAVFLIGLFSIAQVSENRNVGNFSKLKASHAIDVFYTVSNERSITVTSDNLEKVSFIKTEIEGETLKIYVETGDKKEKITKKQTKKKYVNWVNGVEFQVLKVTVSGPALKGIKVSSSADVKLENENTVDNLEIESSSSGSVTGTFNCTMLTVDASSSSTLDATIKSKEIKIKTSSSSDVKLQGKAQNIEVKSSSSSECDLEGLYVENAKVEASSSSDIILNVSKSINAKASSSADIVFYGNPTQISTEKSSSGSITKK; this is encoded by the coding sequence ATGATAAAAGTAATTACAACCATAGCTGTTTTTTTAATTGGATTGTTTTCAATAGCACAAGTTTCAGAAAATAGAAACGTAGGAAATTTTTCAAAGTTAAAAGCGTCACATGCAATTGATGTATTTTATACAGTTTCAAATGAAAGAAGTATAACTGTTACTTCGGATAATTTAGAAAAGGTAAGTTTTATTAAAACTGAGATAGAAGGTGAAACACTTAAAATTTATGTTGAAACAGGAGATAAAAAAGAAAAAATAACTAAAAAACAGACTAAGAAAAAATATGTTAATTGGGTAAATGGAGTTGAATTCCAAGTGCTAAAAGTAACTGTTTCAGGCCCTGCATTGAAAGGAATTAAAGTAAGTTCATCAGCCGATGTGAAACTTGAAAATGAAAATACAGTAGATAACTTAGAAATAGAATCTAGTTCATCTGGAAGCGTAACAGGAACTTTTAATTGTACAATGTTAACTGTTGATGCATCATCAAGTAGCACACTTGATGCAACAATTAAATCAAAAGAAATAAAAATCAAGACAAGTAGTTCAAGTGACGTTAAATTACAAGGGAAAGCTCAAAACATAGAAGTAAAGAGTAGTAGCTCATCTGAATGTGATTTGGAAGGATTGTATGTGGAAAATGCAAAAGTAGAAGCGAGTAGTTCTTCTGATATTATATTAAATGTATCAAAATCTATAAATGCAAAAGCATCATCAAGTGCGGATATTGTTTTTTATGGTAACCCAACCCAAATAAGTACAGAAAAGAGTTCGTCAGGTTCAATCACAAAAAAATAA
- a CDS encoding ABC transporter permease encodes MFKNWTNLFIYHAKNNKLFTFLNILGLSIGIAGLIFAILYWNDEQSYNDWNPDKDKIHQVISDLGEDLIWGYTASPLSQYLDEIPEVESYCYFNTWYYNEIINYKDKKELVAKIFDAQNNFFEFFPFEFVKGSSNIKNHDNTSIYLSEEVAERIFGNDDPIGKQVQYSGRTLVVRGIYKIEEKSSIAPEAVTNIIDKKLEENKDQWGNFNFGLLLKLKDPSQKTKVEKALNSLFLKYKMSKEAESEGISIEEYLKLYGSIKNILEPLSTSRLHSKAHGYPEGNGNYQMLLILMGLSILILILSVVNYINLATVNAVKRAKEVGIRKIIGASKMNIIKQFVFETIIMVLLSILLSLVVVELSLPYYNEFLGKELVIYGSQFYQQLIVVFLLTVLFAGIFPAIYVSNFETLKVLKGNFGRSKSGVWIRNGMLILQFSIATFFIIGSYIVYEQVQFMLNKDLGFKGEQVLEISYRNSYDYKERDYRQKLITRYNTVKQEISKIKGVKQVSTGAFKFGDGASSSSSFRYNDANIQGQNMAIDFGMLEMMKVNVKEGRLFSEKYASDTINSIMINETALKMMNEKNPIGKEIDWNGNKLKIVGVVKDFHLYGPQAEIPPMSFFHFKTIDWILQNVNTIYVKVDANNMEQTINDIEKFWVNKVDTEYPFAYDFVDKSYARTFDRFVKMKNLFSLLNIVVILIALFGLFALASYSIQRRMKEIAIRKTLGANTNTLLKELSKQYITFCVIGFLIALFPIYYLLNLWLEDFAYRIRITVLPFIIGFIVLLLLTLGIVLSRAYQGTKVDVLKYLKYE; translated from the coding sequence ATGTTTAAAAATTGGACAAACCTTTTTATATATCATGCAAAAAACAATAAGCTTTTTACTTTTCTTAATATTTTAGGATTAAGTATTGGTATAGCTGGATTGATTTTTGCCATTTTATATTGGAACGATGAGCAAAGTTATAATGATTGGAATCCAGATAAAGATAAAATACATCAAGTAATTAGTGATTTGGGAGAAGATTTAATATGGGGTTACACAGCAAGTCCGCTATCACAATATCTAGATGAAATACCAGAAGTAGAATCATATTGCTACTTTAATACATGGTATTATAATGAAATAATAAACTATAAAGACAAAAAAGAATTAGTAGCGAAAATATTTGATGCTCAAAATAATTTTTTTGAATTTTTCCCTTTTGAATTTGTTAAAGGAAGTTCAAATATTAAAAATCATGATAACACAAGTATATATCTTTCAGAAGAAGTTGCTGAAAGAATATTTGGTAATGATGATCCAATAGGAAAGCAAGTTCAGTATTCTGGAAGAACATTAGTTGTAAGAGGTATTTATAAAATTGAAGAAAAATCATCAATTGCTCCAGAGGCAGTTACAAATATTATAGACAAGAAATTAGAAGAGAATAAAGATCAATGGGGTAATTTTAATTTCGGATTATTGTTAAAATTAAAAGATCCATCTCAAAAGACAAAAGTTGAAAAAGCACTAAACTCTCTTTTTCTTAAATATAAAATGTCTAAAGAAGCAGAAAGCGAAGGGATTTCAATAGAAGAATATCTAAAATTATATGGATCAATAAAAAATATTTTAGAACCACTTTCTACCTCAAGACTACATTCGAAAGCACATGGATATCCTGAAGGAAACGGGAATTATCAAATGTTATTAATTCTGATGGGATTATCTATTTTAATATTAATTCTGTCAGTAGTAAACTATATTAATTTAGCTACGGTTAATGCTGTTAAAAGAGCAAAAGAAGTAGGTATACGAAAAATAATAGGCGCTTCAAAAATGAATATCATTAAACAGTTTGTTTTTGAAACCATAATAATGGTGCTATTGTCAATACTGTTGTCATTAGTAGTGGTAGAACTATCATTACCATATTACAATGAGTTTCTAGGAAAAGAATTAGTTATATATGGAAGTCAGTTCTATCAACAGTTAATAGTTGTTTTTCTATTAACAGTCTTATTCGCAGGTATTTTTCCAGCTATTTATGTGTCTAATTTCGAAACATTAAAAGTTTTAAAAGGCAATTTTGGACGTAGTAAAAGTGGTGTTTGGATTCGAAATGGGATGCTTATTCTTCAGTTCTCAATTGCTACATTTTTTATAATAGGATCATATATTGTATATGAACAAGTTCAATTTATGTTAAATAAAGATTTAGGATTTAAAGGCGAACAAGTATTAGAAATTTCGTATAGAAATTCATATGATTATAAAGAAAGAGATTATAGGCAAAAACTTATTACGCGCTATAATACAGTAAAACAAGAAATTTCTAAAATTAAAGGAGTAAAGCAAGTTTCTACAGGAGCGTTTAAATTTGGAGATGGAGCATCATCATCATCAAGTTTTAGATATAATGATGCAAATATTCAAGGGCAAAACATGGCAATCGATTTTGGAATGTTAGAAATGATGAAAGTAAATGTAAAAGAAGGACGACTATTTTCTGAAAAATACGCATCAGACACTATAAATTCAATTATGATAAATGAAACAGCATTGAAGATGATGAATGAAAAAAATCCGATTGGAAAAGAAATAGATTGGAATGGTAATAAACTTAAAATTGTAGGAGTGGTAAAAGATTTCCATTTATATGGACCACAAGCAGAAATTCCACCAATGTCATTTTTTCATTTCAAAACAATAGATTGGATACTTCAAAATGTAAACACAATTTATGTGAAAGTAGATGCAAATAATATGGAGCAAACTATTAATGATATTGAAAAATTTTGGGTAAATAAAGTAGACACAGAATATCCATTTGCGTATGATTTTGTAGATAAAAGCTATGCAAGAACTTTTGATCGTTTTGTTAAAATGAAAAACTTATTTTCATTGTTAAATATAGTCGTTATTCTCATAGCACTTTTCGGACTTTTCGCATTAGCATCTTATTCTATTCAAAGAAGAATGAAAGAAATTGCTATTAGAAAAACATTAGGAGCTAATACTAATACATTACTTAAAGAATTATCAAAACAATATATTACATTCTGTGTTATAGGATTTTTAATAGCGCTTTTCCCTATTTATTATCTTTTAAATTTATGGCTAGAAGATTTTGCCTATAGAATAAGAATTACAGTGCTACCTTTTATAATCGGTTTTATTGTTCTATTGTTGTTAACATTAGGAATAGTGCTATCTAGAGCTTATCAAGGAACCAAAGTAGATGTTTTAAAATACTTAAAATATGAATAA
- a CDS encoding TolC family protein, producing the protein MNKKIIVCLFFITISFFVKGQENTWSLQKCIDTALENNIEIKIRQLEIKRTQKARNSMLNEILPVVNLFGSQSYNFGSTINPSTNGRVSSNIQYDNFYLNAQMNLLDFNAIVNSKRNKISIEIAKAEKEIIENEYKLQILESYYQALFTQELLKIQKEQLKNTIFNFDRISKEVNTGSKPKSDLYDIQLNLSQEEKQVIETEQLFTIQKTQLFQLMNYSNIIIENVSLEKALTSNVETEKEINNPKIISAKLNYERDLEEVSLQRSNNLPVLSAFYQISSFYYKPLNQPDVIVDSFNNQIGNNKNQQVGLQLNIPILNGFKNNRKINVAKIESEKSNLKIEQENQKVAQQLEIEEKNKQNYLALQKKLDEVLAFAHASFITTQAKFVVGKVDTFIYSSVKNNVLTSEYNVLKNDLQLQYINFKMNLIRSNNL; encoded by the coding sequence ATGAATAAGAAAATAATTGTATGTCTCTTTTTCATAACAATAAGCTTTTTTGTAAAAGGCCAAGAAAATACTTGGTCTTTGCAAAAATGTATAGATACTGCTTTGGAGAATAATATAGAAATAAAGATAAGACAATTAGAAATAAAAAGAACTCAGAAAGCAAGAAATTCAATGCTGAATGAAATATTGCCTGTTGTGAATTTATTTGGAAGTCAGAGTTATAATTTTGGTTCCACAATTAACCCATCAACAAATGGAAGAGTAAGTTCAAACATTCAATATGATAACTTTTATTTAAATGCACAAATGAACCTTCTCGATTTTAATGCTATTGTTAATTCAAAAAGGAATAAAATTAGTATTGAAATAGCTAAAGCAGAAAAAGAAATTATTGAAAATGAATACAAATTACAAATTTTAGAAAGCTACTATCAAGCTCTTTTTACACAAGAGTTATTGAAAATTCAAAAAGAACAGCTTAAAAATACCATTTTTAATTTTGACAGAATATCTAAAGAAGTAAATACAGGAAGCAAACCTAAAAGCGATTTATATGATATTCAACTTAACTTGTCTCAAGAAGAAAAACAAGTTATCGAAACAGAACAATTATTTACAATACAGAAAACACAATTATTTCAATTGATGAATTATTCAAATATTATAATTGAAAATGTATCTTTAGAAAAAGCATTAACAAGTAATGTTGAAACTGAAAAAGAGATAAATAACCCAAAAATTATTTCAGCAAAACTCAATTATGAACGAGATTTAGAAGAAGTAAGTCTACAAAGATCAAATAATTTACCTGTATTATCTGCTTTCTATCAAATATCATCGTTTTATTATAAGCCTTTAAATCAGCCCGACGTAATTGTAGATAGTTTTAATAATCAAATTGGGAATAATAAAAACCAACAAGTAGGATTACAATTAAATATTCCCATTTTAAACGGTTTCAAGAACAATAGAAAAATTAACGTGGCTAAAATAGAAAGTGAAAAATCAAATTTAAAAATAGAACAAGAAAATCAAAAAGTAGCACAACAATTAGAAATAGAAGAAAAAAATAAACAAAACTATTTAGCGCTACAGAAAAAATTAGATGAAGTACTAGCATTTGCTCATGCCTCATTTATTACTACACAAGCAAAATTTGTAGTAGGCAAAGTAGATACTTTTATTTATTCGTCAGTTAAAAATAACGTACTCACATCAGAATATAATGTTTTAAAAAACGATTTACAATTACAATATATTAATTTCAAAATGAATTTAATACGCTCAAATAACCTGTAA